CCCCGGACGGTGCGTCGATCGTGGTGGAGCAGCGGTCGGCGGACGAGGTGACCGAGCTGGCGGCCCCGGTGCTCGTATCGGCGGCGGGGCAGGACGGGCCGTCCTTCGGGGGGCGGCGGACGGCTCCGCTGGGGACGCAGGCGTACAACCCGGCCTTCGATGTCACGCCGCCCGAGCTGGTGACGGCGATCGTGACCGAGGAGGGGGTGCTCTCCCCGGTGACGCGGGAGGGGGTCACCGAGGTGTGTGCGAAGGCGCGGCGGGTGGTGTCGGGCTGAGCGGGCCCGTGGTGTCGGGCGGTCGTCCCTGAGTGACGGGAGGGGAAACAGCGCACTGGTGAGCGGGTAGGGACCCTGGTTCCCGAGCCCCCGCAGCCGGTAGCGTCTGACTTCCGTCACTGCGATCGACGGTCCATGGAGTCTGGCGTGCGGCGATGGCCGCCGCCGGTCGGCAGGGCGCGCAGTGACCTATCTCACCTGCACCTCAGTCGCCGATGTGGAAATGGGATGATGTCGATTATGAAGGGACGAGTCCTTGTCGTCGATGACGACACCGCATTGGCCGAGATGCTCGGAATTGTGCTGCGTGGCGAGGGTTTCGAGCCGTCGTTCGTGGCGGACGGCGACAAGGCGCTCGCAGCGTTCCGCGAGGCCAAGCCGGATCTTGTGTTGCTCGATCTGATGCTGCCCGGACGGGACGGCATCGAGGTGTGCAGGCTGATCCGGGCCGAGTCCGGCGTGCCCATCGTGATGCTCACGGCCAAGAGCGACACCGTGGATGTCGTCGTCGGCCTGGAGTCGGGCGCCGACGACTACATCATCAAGCCGTTCAAGCCGAAGGAACTGGTGGCCCGTATCCGGGCGCGGCTGCGGAGGTCGGAGGAGCCGGCCCCGGAGCAGCTCACGATCGGGGACCTGGTCATCGATGTGGCCGGGCACTCGGTGAAGCGGGACGGGCAGTCCATCGCGCTGACGCCGCTGGAGTTCGATCTGCTGGTCGCGCTGGCGCGCAAGCCGTGGCAGGTCTTCACCCGTGAGGTGCTGCTGGAGCAGGTGTGGGGGTACCGGCACGCGGCTGATACGCGGCTGGTCAACGTGCATGTCCAGCGGCTGCGCTCCAAGGTCGAGAAGGACCCGGAGCGCCCTGAGATCGTCGTGACCGTCCGTGGTGTCGGTTACAAGGCCGGACCGAGCTGAGATGCCCCGCGGCGGTGCTGCTCCAGGGCCCGGGGTTTCGGGGGCCGAACGGGGGCGGGCCGCCGGGCTCGGGCATGGACCCGTGCCGGGCCGGGGGTTCTCCCCCGGGTACGAGCCTGTGTCGGGGGCGGGGCTCCGGCCAGGGACGGGTGGGACGTCTGCTGAGGGGCGGGCGGCCGTGCCGCGACCGCGGGCTGGGACGTCTCGCGCTGAGGCTGCTGCGGCGGTCGCTGCGCCGTCCGCTGCTGCCCGCGGTGCGGCTGTGGCGTCGGAACATTCAGCTCCGGATCGTGGTCACCACGCTGCTGATGTCACTCGGCGTAGTGGTGGTGCTCGGTTTCGTGGTCGTCGGCCAGGTGCGCAACGGACTGGTCGACGCCAAGAAGCAGGCGGTGGAGAGCCAGGCCGTCGCGGGGTTCGCGGTCGCCAGGCAGCTCGCCAGCGAGCCGGTGGAGTCCCGGGGGCGGGACGGCGCGGCGACGGACGACCCGTCCGCCGCGGCCGGCTCCTGGCGCACGGATCTGCTGGAGCAGCTCGTGGGCGGCGGCCAGGGGACCTTCAATGTGGTGGCGCTGAGCGCCGACCCCGAGGGCACCGGCCCCAACCGGGGGCCGCGTACGTCGGGCGGTGTGGACGTCGCGTCCGTCCCCGAGGCCCTGCGGGCCCGGGTGGCGGAGAACCAGGGCGCGCAGCTCACGTTCACCGAGATCACCTATCGCGGTGGTGGGCACGCGTCCGAGCCCGGGCTGGTCGTCGGGACCCGGCTCAACGACGCCGACGGCAATCCGTACGAGCTGTACTACCTCTTCCCGCTGTCGGAGGAACAGCAGTCGCTCAATCTGGTCCGCGGCACCCTCGCCACGGCCGGGCTGTTTCTCGTGGTGCTGTTGGGGGCCATCGCCTGGGTGGTGGTGCGGCAGATCGTCACGCCGGTGCGGATGGCGGCGGGGATCGCCGAGCGGCTGTCGGCGGGGCGGCTCCAGGAGCGGATGAAGGTCACCGGCGAGGACGACATCGCCCGGCTGGGTGAGGCGTTCAACAAGATGGCGCAGAGCCTCCAGCTGAAGATCCAGCAACTGGAGGAGCTGTCGCGGATGCAGCGGCGGTTCGTCTCGGACGTCTCCCACGAGCTGCGGACGCCGTTGACGACCGTACGGATGGCGGCGGACGTCATCCATGAGGCGCGGGTCGACTTCGATCCGGTGACGGCGCGCTCGGCGGAGCTGCTGGGCGACCAGCTCGACCGTTTCGAGTCGCTGCTCTCGGACCTGCTGGAGATCAGCCGTTTCGACGCGGGAGCCGCGGCGCTGGAGGCCGAGGCGATAGATCTGCGCGAGGTGGTCCGGCGGGTGATCGGCGGTGCCGAGCCGCTGGCGGAGCGCAAGGGCACCCGGATACGGGTGGCCGGTGACGAGCAGCCGGTGGTGGCCGAGGCGGATGCCCGCCGGGTCGAGCGGGTGCTGCGGAATCTGGTGGTCAACGCGGTGGAGCACGGGGAGGGCCGGGATGTGGTGGTCCGGCTGGCCGCCGCGGGCGGAGCCGTCGCGGTCGCGGTGCGCGACTACGGCGTCGGGCTGAAGCCGGGTGAGGCCACCCGGGTCTTCAACCGTTTCTGGCGGGCCGACCCGGCGCGGGCGCGCACCACGGGCGGCACCGGGCTGGGGCTGTCCATCGCGGTCGAGGACGCCCGGCTGCACGGGGGCTGGCTCCAGGCGTGGGGCGAGCCGGGCGGCGGTTCGCAGTTCCGGCTGACGCTGCCGCGGACGGCCGACGAGCCGCTGCGGGGCTCCCCGATACCCCTGGAGCCGGAGGACTCGCGGCAGAACCGGGAGCGGACCCGGGCCGGATCGGCCGGAACGAAGCTCTCCGGGCACTTGCTGGCCACCGTGCCCGTTCAACCGGTGCCGGGGCGTTCGCCGCTGCCGGTGCCGCCTCTCGCGGCGCCCTCGGGGGTCGATCCGGCGGCGCTGCCGGGCAGCGGTGCCCGGGTGGTGGCGCGCCCGGTGGAGCGGCAGGAGGGTTCCGTGGTCCGGGTGCCGCTGGAGGGGGAGGACAGGACGCGTGGGAACTGATTCCCGGGGCGGGGCCGGGACCGGCACCCGTGGGGGTGGCCCGGTCCGGCGGCTCGTGGCGCTGTCGGCGGGCTGCGGTCTGCTGCTGCTCGCGGGTTGCGCGTCCATGCCCGACAGCGGTGAGATCCGCGCGGTCAAGGCGTCCCCGCGAACCGACTCCCAGGTCCGGGTGGAGGCCGTGCCGCCGCGGAAGGGAGCGACGCCGCTCCAGGTCGTCGAGGGCTTCCTGGAGGCGATGACCAGCGACGACGCCGACTTCGCCACGGCTCGCGAGTATCTGGCGCCCGAGGTGTCGGACAAGTGGCAGCCGGAGGCGGGGACGACGGTGCTGGCCGAGGCCCCCGAGACCGGGCAGGCGCGCGAGGGCGGTTCGAGCAATCCGGGCATGGACTTCCCGCTGCACGGCAGGAAGATCGCCCAGGTGGACTCGCAGCTCGCCTACGAGGCGTTCACGCCCGCCGACTACAGCAGGACGATCCATCTGTCCCAGCGCAAGTCGCAGGACGGGTCGGACGCCCTGGAGTGGCGTATCGACCAGTTGCCGCCGGGGCTGGTGCTCGGCGCTTCCGACTTCCAGCGCAACTACCGCCCCGTCAACAAGTACTACTTCGCCGTCGGACGGAACACGGTGGTGGCCGATCCCGTCTTCATCCGCCAGCGGCTCGATCCGTCCACCCTGATGGACCCCGTGACCCAGTCGGTGCGCTCGCTGCTCGACGGGCCGACGGCGGAGCTGGCGCCGGTGGTGGAGTCGTCCTTCCCCCGGGGCACCCGGCTGAAGGACGGCGTGGCCCTCACCTTCGACGACCGGAACACGCTGGAGGTCCCTCTCAACGAGAAGGCGAACGGCGTCAGCAGGGCCCAGTGCGACAAGATGGCCGCGCAGATCCTCTTCACCCTGAAGGACCTCTCGTCCAGCCGGGTCGACCAGGTCGAGCTCCAGCGGGCCAACGGCGGCATGCTGTGCGCCTTCAGCAGCGGCCAGGAGGAGGCGTACGCGCCGGACCACCTCTGGCCCCGGGCGGGCAATCAGTACATCGTCGACGGCGGTGGACGGCTGGCCGTGCTGCCCAGGGACGGCCAGGGCGTACCGTCGCCGGTGCTGGGGCCACTGGGCAGGGAACAGCAGTCGACGGGCCAGATCGCGGTGGCGCGGGACGAGAAGACGGCGGCCGTGGTCTCCGCGGACGGGCGGGAGCTGCGGGTCGCGCCGATCTTCTCCGCGCGGACGCAGATACCGCCGCCCCTGGTGCGGAGCAAAGGCGCCGGGCCGGAGCAGCGGCTCTCCGCGCCGAGCTGGGACGGGCTGGGTGATCTGTGGGTCGCCGACCGGGACCCCGGCCACGGTGGGCTGCTCCGCTTCGCGGGCGGTACGGGTGAGCCCCGGCCGGTGCGGATCGTCCCGGAGCCGGACGGCGCCCGGATCGAGTCCGTCCGGCTGTCGGCGGACGGTGTCAGGATCGCGCTGCTGCTGGAGCGGGACGGGCGGACCACCCTCCAGATCGGACGGGTCGAGCGCACGGGCCCCGGCGACGACCCGGAGGTGAGGGTGACCGCCCTGCGGCCCGCCGCGCCGCAGATGGAGACGGTGACGGCGGTCTCCTGGGCCGGGCCGAGCAGGCTGGTGGTGGTCGGCAAGGAGGCGGGCGAGGTGCAGCAGATGCGCTATATCCAGACCGACGGTTCCACCTCCGCCGCCTCGGTGCTGCCGGGGCTCAACAATGTGGAGGCCGTCGCCGCGTCCGACGACGAGCGGCTGCCTCTGGTGGCGCACTCCGACGGCGAGGGCATCGTGCGGCTTCCGTCCGGGGCGAACTGGCAGAAGGTCGTCAGTGAGGGGTCGTCGCCGGTCTACCCCGGCTGAGCCCCGGGCCGTGGGCCGCTGCCGTCCGGCTCTGCTCCGCTGAGCCCTGCCGCCGCACGGTGCCGTCCTGCCGTGCCCTGCACGGTTCTGCCTTGCCCTGCGTTGTTCTGTGCTGTCCTGCTGTCCTGCTGCGCCCTGTGCCGCCCTGCCGTGCACCGCACCGTCCCGGCCCGGGCTGTCCGCGCTGCCTCGTCCGGTCCGGTTCCGTGGGCCGACGGCAGGGGAAGCATCAGCCCGCCACCCTGCGACGATTGAGTGAACGCGCAGGTCAGAGCGGTATCCACAGGGGTGGCGGGGGACCGTTCCCCCAGGCACAGTGGAGTCATGCGGGGATGGTGGCAGGAGATCCGCGGTCTGGTGCTGCCGACCGCCTGCGCGGGCTGCGGCACCCCTGGGCCGGTGCTGTGCGTGACGTGCGGACGGACGTTGGAGGAAGGGGCCGCGCGCCGGGTGAGACCGGCCCCGGAGCCGCCGGGACTGCCGGTGGTGTACGCGTGCGCGGCCTACACCGACGCGGTACGGGCGGTCCTCATCGCCCACAAGGAGCGGGGCGCGCTCGGGCTGGCCGGGCCGCTCGGCGCGGTGCTCGCGCGCGCGGTGCGCGCGGCCCTCGCCCGGGACGGCGCCGGGGCGGGCCCGGTGTTCCTGGTGCCCGTGCCCTCGTCCCGGCGGGCGGTGCGGGCGCGCGGGCACGACGCGGGACGGCGGGTCGCGCTGGCGGCGGCGGGCGAGCTGCGGCGCGCCGGGGAGCGGGTCCGCGTCCTGCCGGTGCTGAGGCAGTGCCGGGAGGTGGCGGACCAGGCCACCCTCACGGCCGCCGAGCGGCCCGCGAACCTCGGCGGAGCCCTCGCCGCCGTGCCCGGCGCGGGCCGGTTCCTCACGGGCGCGCGGACGGTGCTGGTGGACGATCTGATGACCTCGGGCGCCTCGCTGACCGAGGCGGCCCGGGCGCTGCGCGCGGCCGGGGCGGAAGGTGTTTCCCTATCCGGGCGGGGTGTGGCGGCCGTAGTCGCAGTCCCGCCCATGTCCCTCCCATAAACAGGAACTGACGGGGAAGGCGGAACGTTGCAGTCAGTAGGAGAGCCAGTAAGGGAGTGAATAGCCCTGAACGGAGGTACGCGCTGGTAGCGGGTGCCGAGACCGTGCGGATCGAGCTATGTTCGGTGGTGAGGAATCCGCGAAAGGGATGCCGTACCTCACCGAATGCACCGCGGTGTTTCCGGCCACGGCAATCGGGGCAGCGGAAAACCTCGAAAGACAGGTGGGGTGGAGATCTTGCCGACTGGGGAGGAGGACGTGAAAGTCGCGTAGTCCGAGGCTCCGGTGCTCACCGGGGCCTGGTGCAAGAGGGAGACGCTCCGCGCGGTGAGCGGGCGGAGCAATCCGGGAACGGAGTTCTGCGTGGACATCGTCGTCAAGGGCCGCAAGACCGAGGTGCCCGAGCGGTTCCGCAAGCACGTGGCCGAGAAGCTGAAGCTGGACAAGATCCAGAAGCTCGACGCCAAGGTGATCAGCCTGGACGTTGAAGTGTCCAAGGAACACAACCCGCGGCAGGCAGACCGTTCCGACCGCGTGGAGATCACACTCCACTCCAGGGGCCCGGTGATCCGGGCGGAGGCCGCGGCCGGCGATCCGTACGCAGCGCTCGACCTCGCCACGGGCAAGCTGGAGGCACGGCTGCGCAAGCAGCACGACAAGCGCAACACCCGCCGGGGCAACGGGCGGCTGTCGGCGGCGGAGGTCGCCGACGTGGTCCCCGGGGTCGCCGAGCTGAACGCCAACGGCCAGCCGGTGGTCGAGGAACAGCAGCCCCCGGCCATTCCCACCACGAGGATCGGCTCGCTCGAAGTGCAGGGCGAGGGGCCCCTGGTCGTCCGCGAGAAGATCCACACCGCGGCGCCGATGACGCTCGACCAGGCGCTCTACGAGATGGAGCTGGTCGGGCATGACTTCTATCTCTTCGTCGACTCCGAGACGAAGCAGCCCAGTGTCGTCTACCGGCGGCACGCCTATGACTACGGCGTCATCCATCTGGAGACCGACCCGCTGGCAGGAGCCGAGGGAGCGGGCGCCGGAGGTGCGCTCGGCGGCTGACCCCGCCGCCTCCCGCACCCGGCGAGAAGCCCCGGTGAAACCGTGACCGAGGTGCCCCCGGAGCGCCCTGTGCGCCCTCGGGGGCACCACTGTGCGACCCGCGGGATCACCCGCGGGTCGGCCGGGCATGAAAGCATGGACCCTTCAGGCCAACCGGTGCAGGGTGCATGGGTGTTGGCGAACATGACATGCCCTTCAGGCCCATGCCTTCAGGGGGAGGAACGATGGCGGACAGCTTCGGGCCGGTGCACGACGACACGGCCGACGCCCGCGACCCGGCCGCCGAGGCCGGCACGGCCCTGGGCGGCTCCCGTGCCGAGCCCATCAGGGTCCTGGTGGTGGACGACCACGCGCTCTTCCGCAGAGGGCTGGAGATCGTTCTCGCCCAGGAGGAGGACATCCAGGTCGTGGGGGAGGCGGGCGACGGGGCCGAGGCCGTGGACAAGGCCGCCGACCTGCTGCCGGACATTGTGCTGATGGATGTGCGCATGCCCCGCCGGGGCGGCATCGAAGCCTGCACCTCCATCAAGGAGGTCGCCCCCAGCGCGAAGATCATCATGCTGACGATCAGCGACGAGGAGGCCGACCTCTACGACGCGATCAAGGCGGGGGCCACCGGCTATCTGCTCAAGGAGATCTCGACCGACGAGGTGGCCACGGCGATCCGCGCGGTGGCCGACGGGCAGTCGCAGATCAGCCCCTCCATGGCGTCCAAACTGCTCACCGAGTTCAAATCCA
The nucleotide sequence above comes from Streptomyces clavuligerus. Encoded proteins:
- the hpf gene encoding ribosome hibernation-promoting factor, HPF/YfiA family, which translates into the protein MDIVVKGRKTEVPERFRKHVAEKLKLDKIQKLDAKVISLDVEVSKEHNPRQADRSDRVEITLHSRGPVIRAEAAAGDPYAALDLATGKLEARLRKQHDKRNTRRGNGRLSAAEVADVVPGVAELNANGQPVVEEQQPPAIPTTRIGSLEVQGEGPLVVREKIHTAAPMTLDQALYEMELVGHDFYLFVDSETKQPSVVYRRHAYDYGVIHLETDPLAGAEGAGAGGALGG
- a CDS encoding LpqB family beta-propeller domain-containing protein — protein: MPDSGEIRAVKASPRTDSQVRVEAVPPRKGATPLQVVEGFLEAMTSDDADFATAREYLAPEVSDKWQPEAGTTVLAEAPETGQAREGGSSNPGMDFPLHGRKIAQVDSQLAYEAFTPADYSRTIHLSQRKSQDGSDALEWRIDQLPPGLVLGASDFQRNYRPVNKYYFAVGRNTVVADPVFIRQRLDPSTLMDPVTQSVRSLLDGPTAELAPVVESSFPRGTRLKDGVALTFDDRNTLEVPLNEKANGVSRAQCDKMAAQILFTLKDLSSSRVDQVELQRANGGMLCAFSSGQEEAYAPDHLWPRAGNQYIVDGGGRLAVLPRDGQGVPSPVLGPLGREQQSTGQIAVARDEKTAAVVSADGRELRVAPIFSARTQIPPPLVRSKGAGPEQRLSAPSWDGLGDLWVADRDPGHGGLLRFAGGTGEPRPVRIVPEPDGARIESVRLSADGVRIALLLERDGRTTLQIGRVERTGPGDDPEVRVTALRPAAPQMETVTAVSWAGPSRLVVVGKEAGEVQQMRYIQTDGSTSAASVLPGLNNVEAVAASDDERLPLVAHSDGEGIVRLPSGANWQKVVSEGSSPVYPG
- a CDS encoding ComF family protein, whose protein sequence is MRGWWQEIRGLVLPTACAGCGTPGPVLCVTCGRTLEEGAARRVRPAPEPPGLPVVYACAAYTDAVRAVLIAHKERGALGLAGPLGAVLARAVRAALARDGAGAGPVFLVPVPSSRRAVRARGHDAGRRVALAAAGELRRAGERVRVLPVLRQCREVADQATLTAAERPANLGGALAAVPGAGRFLTGARTVLVDDLMTSGASLTEAARALRAAGAEGVSLSGRGVAAVVAVPPMSLP
- a CDS encoding response regulator, with the translated sequence MADSFGPVHDDTADARDPAAEAGTALGGSRAEPIRVLVVDDHALFRRGLEIVLAQEEDIQVVGEAGDGAEAVDKAADLLPDIVLMDVRMPRRGGIEACTSIKEVAPSAKIIMLTISDEEADLYDAIKAGATGYLLKEISTDEVATAIRAVADGQSQISPSMASKLLTEFKSMIQRTDERRLVPAPRLTDRELEVLKLVATGMNNRDIAKELFISENTVKNHVRNILEKLQLHSRMEAVVYAMREKILEIR
- the mtrA gene encoding two-component system response regulator MtrA yields the protein MMSIMKGRVLVVDDDTALAEMLGIVLRGEGFEPSFVADGDKALAAFREAKPDLVLLDLMLPGRDGIEVCRLIRAESGVPIVMLTAKSDTVDVVVGLESGADDYIIKPFKPKELVARIRARLRRSEEPAPEQLTIGDLVIDVAGHSVKRDGQSIALTPLEFDLLVALARKPWQVFTREVLLEQVWGYRHAADTRLVNVHVQRLRSKVEKDPERPEIVVTVRGVGYKAGPS
- the mtrB gene encoding MtrAB system histidine kinase MtrB, with amino-acid sequence MGRLLRGGRPCRDRGLGRLALRLLRRSLRRPLLPAVRLWRRNIQLRIVVTTLLMSLGVVVVLGFVVVGQVRNGLVDAKKQAVESQAVAGFAVARQLASEPVESRGRDGAATDDPSAAAGSWRTDLLEQLVGGGQGTFNVVALSADPEGTGPNRGPRTSGGVDVASVPEALRARVAENQGAQLTFTEITYRGGGHASEPGLVVGTRLNDADGNPYELYYLFPLSEEQQSLNLVRGTLATAGLFLVVLLGAIAWVVVRQIVTPVRMAAGIAERLSAGRLQERMKVTGEDDIARLGEAFNKMAQSLQLKIQQLEELSRMQRRFVSDVSHELRTPLTTVRMAADVIHEARVDFDPVTARSAELLGDQLDRFESLLSDLLEISRFDAGAAALEAEAIDLREVVRRVIGGAEPLAERKGTRIRVAGDEQPVVAEADARRVERVLRNLVVNAVEHGEGRDVVVRLAAAGGAVAVAVRDYGVGLKPGEATRVFNRFWRADPARARTTGGTGLGLSIAVEDARLHGGWLQAWGEPGGGSQFRLTLPRTADEPLRGSPIPLEPEDSRQNRERTRAGSAGTKLSGHLLATVPVQPVPGRSPLPVPPLAAPSGVDPAALPGSGARVVARPVERQEGSVVRVPLEGEDRTRGN